A single genomic interval of Arachis duranensis cultivar V14167 chromosome 7, aradu.V14167.gnm2.J7QH, whole genome shotgun sequence harbors:
- the LOC107496985 gene encoding plastocyanin: protein MATITNSAAVTIPSFTGLKATATNATTKVSAGVKVSAAQFPRLGVKASLKDVGVAVVATAASAVLASNAMAIEVLLGGDDGSLAFIPKDFSIAAGEKIVFKNNAGFPHNVVFDEDEIPSGVDASKISMSEEDLLNAPGEVYNVTLSEKGTYSFYCSPHQGAGMVGKVTVN, encoded by the coding sequence ATGGCCACCATCACTAACTCCGCAGCCGTTACCATTCCATCATTCACGGGACTAAAGGCAACTGCAACAAATGCCACCACCAAAGTTAGCGCCGGAGTTAAGGTGTCAGCAGCCCAGTTTCCAAGGCTCGGCGTGAAGGCATCGCTCAAGGACGTTGGAGTAGCTGTTGTGGCCACCGCTGCCAGCGCAGTGCTAGCCAGCAACGCCATGGCTATTGAGGTCTTGCTCGGTGGTGATGACGGGTCTCTGGCTTTTATCCCAAAGGATTTCTCAATTGCTGCTGGGGAGAAGATCGTATTCAAGAACAATGCTGGTTTCCCACACAATGTTGTGTTCGACGAGGACGAGATTCCCAGCGGAGTGGACGCATCAAAAATCTCAATGTCTGAAGAAGACTTACTCAATGCACCTGGTGAGGTTTACAACGTTACTTTGAGTGAGAAAGGAACCTACTCTTTCTATTGTTCCCCTCACCAAGGAGCTGGTATGGTTGGAAAAGTCACCGTTAACTAG
- the LOC107496949 gene encoding protein transport protein Sec61 subunit gamma gives MDAIDSVFEPLRGFSKDSVRLVKRCHKPDRKEYFKVAVSTAIGITVMGFVGFFVKLIFIPVNNIIVGSG, from the exons ATGGACGCCATTGATTCAGTGTTCGAACCTCTCAGAGGGTTCTCCAAGGACAGCGTAAGGCTTGTCAAGCGTTGCCATAAACCGGATCGCAAAg AATATTTCAAGGTTGCTGTTAGTACTGCAATCGGAATTACGGTTATGGGATTCGTTGGCTTCTTCGTCAAGCTCATCTTCATTCCCGTTAACAACATCATCGTCGGATCTGGTTAG